A stretch of the Vigna radiata var. radiata cultivar VC1973A chromosome 7, Vradiata_ver6, whole genome shotgun sequence genome encodes the following:
- the LOC106769432 gene encoding phosphatidylinositol 4-phosphate 5-kinase 1, whose product MQETLLTLPLSHHQDIHIRAKKKKPQQPGSGHSSSNSSSSGGHSTTRVSRRVSPVGEKSLPNGDIYSGTLSGNAPHGTGKYLWSDGCMYEGEWRKGKACGKGRFSWPSGATYEGEFKSGRIDGFGSFIGVDGDMYRGSWMADRKHGFGEKRYANGDVYEGWWRCNLQEGEGRYTWRNGNEYVGEWRGGVISGKGVLVWANGNRYEGFWENGVPVGKGVFTWCDGSTCAGNWGKEFMEEAREEKTKRSSVDGCRSVSFPRICIWELDGEAGDITCDIVHNAEASLFYRDGTTASESENGGDDIIINNNNGCGVLQKSPCWSLDGSGGEVKKPGQTVSRGHKSYDLILNLQLGIRYTVAKHASIVRELRPGDFDPKEKFWTRFPPEGSRFTPQHHSVDFRWKDYCPMVFRHLRELFAIDPADYTLAICGSDSLREMSSPGKSGSIFYLTQDDRFIIKTVKKSEVKVLIRMLPSYYQHVCQYKNSLVTAFLGVHCVKPVGGQKTRFIVMGNVFCSEYRIHKRFDLKGSSHGRTTDKPREEIDETTTLKDLDLNFVFRLEQSWFQELIRQVDRDCEFLEAEGIMDYSLLIGLHFRDDCSVDEMKSSPRNSYSGKRDMLDDEMLTCRGPLIRLGMNMPARAESVCKGGLDQAAGSGSGNSCCIPSESNNNRQISDVILYFGIIDILQDYDISKKIEHAYKSLQVDSTSISAVDPKLYSKRFRDFIHRIFVEDK is encoded by the exons ATGCAAGAGACGCTCCTCACTCTCCCTCTCTCTCACCACCAAGACATCCACATTCGGGCCAAGAAGAAAAAGCCGCAGCAGCCGGGAAGCGGACATAGCAGCAGCAACAGCAGTAGCAGCGGCGGCCACTCCACCACTCGCGTGTCGCGGCGCGTGAGTCCTGTCGGGGAGAAGTCTCTGCCCAACGGAGACATCTACAGCGGCACCCTGTCGGGGAACGCGCCGCACGGCACCGGGAAGTACCTCTGGTCCGATGGGTGCATGTACGAGGGAGAGTGGCGAAAGGGGAAAGCTTGCGGCAAGGGGAGGTTCTCGTGGCCCTCCGGTGCCACCTACGAGGGGGAATTCAAGTCGGGTCGGATAGACGGGTTCGGATCCTTCATCGGCGTCGACGGCGACATGTACAGAGGGTCCTGGATGGCCGACAGAAAGCACGGGTTCGGCGAGAAACGATACGCTAATGGGGATGTGTATGAAGGTTGGTGGAGGTGCAACTTGCAGGAGGGGGAGGGAAGGTACACATGGCGGAACGGCAACGAGTACGTGGGGGAGTGGAGGGGTGGTGTGATTTCGGGGAAGGGTGTTCTGGTGTGGGCGAATGGGAACCGTTACGAGGGGTTTTGGGAGAATGGTGTGCCTGTGGGGAAGGGTGTTTTCACGTGGTGTGATGGGAGCACGTGCGCGGGGAACTGGGGGAAGGAGTTTATGGAAGAGGCACGTGAGGAGAAGACGAAGAGGAGTTCGGTGGATGGGTGTAGGAGTGTGAGCTTTCCAAGGATTTGTATTTGGGAGTTGGATGGAGAAGCTGGGGACATCACCTGTGACATTGTTCACAATGCTGAGGCTTCTCTGTTCTACAGGGATGGCACCACTGCCAGTGAGTCTGAGAACGGTGgagatgatattattattaataataataatgggtGTGGGGTTTTGCAGAAGAGTCCTTGTTGGTCTCTTGATGGTTCTGGTGGTGAGGTTAAGAAGCCTGGTCAAACTGTCTCCAGAGGGCACAAGAGTTATGATCTCATCCTTAATCTTCAACTGGGTATCAG ataCACTGTTGCCAAGCATGCTTCTATAGTGAGAGAGCTTAGACCAGGGGATTTTGATCCCAAGGAGAAGTTCTGGACGAGGTTCCCACCTGAAGGGTCTAGGTTTACGCCCCAGCATCATTCAGTGGACTTCAGGTGGAAAGACTACTGCCCAATGGTGTTCAG ACATCTAAGGGAATTATTTGCCATAGATCCTGCGGATTACACGCTTGCTATTTGCGGAAGTGACTCACTTAGGGAGATGTCTTCTCCGGGAAAAAGTGGAAGCATCTTTTATCTCACTCAAGACGACCGCTTCATAATTAAGACTGTCAAGAAGTCTGAAGTCAAG GTGCTCATTAGAATGCTTCCAAGCTACTACCAACATGTTTGTCAGTACAAAAATTCCTTGGTGACTGCATTCCTGGGCGTGCATTGTGTCAAACCTGTTGGAGGTCAAAAG ACCCGGTTTATTGTAATGGGCAATGTGTTTTGCTCCGAGTACCGGATCCACAAGAGGTTTGACCTCAAAGGTTCTTCTCATGGTCGAACAACGGATAAGCCAAGGGAGGAGATTGATGAGACTACCACTCTCAAAGACCTTGATCTTAATTTCGTCTTTCGCCTGGAACAGTCTTGGTTTCAAGAGCTTATACG GCAAGTCGATAGAGACTGCGAGTTCTTGGAAGCAGAGGGAATCATGGATTACAGTCTTCTAATTGGCCTGCATTTTCGTGATGATTGCTCGGTTGATGAAATGAAAAGTTCACCACGCAATTCATATTCAg GCAAGCGAGACATGCTTGACGATGAGATGCTCACATGCCg GGGACCTCTGATCCGGCTAGGAATGAACATGCCTGCCAGAGCCGAGAGTGTGTGTAAGGGTGGATTGGATCAAGCAGCGGGTAGTGGAAGTGGCAATTCATGTTGTATCCCTTCAGAGAGTAACAACAACAGGCAGATATCTGATGTAATCCTCTACTTTGGTATCATTGACATTCTCCAAGACTACGATATAAGCAAAAAGATAGAACATGCATACAAGTCGCTACAAGTGGACTCCACGTCTATCTCAGCTGTTGATCCCAAGCTATACTCAAAAAGGTTCAGAGATTTCATACACAGAATCTTTGTGGAGGATAAATGA